A DNA window from Rhineura floridana isolate rRhiFlo1 chromosome 11, rRhiFlo1.hap2, whole genome shotgun sequence contains the following coding sequences:
- the LOC133366927 gene encoding olfactory receptor 6E1-like, giving the protein MKNNQTTVSEFILLGFTDIQKLQLLLFTIFLCSYLLTIMGNAVIITISHIDYRLHTPMYFFLQNFSFLEISFTTAIIPQTLAHLATGNKSISYVGCMVQCFLYFHLGTTKFFLLAVMSFDRYVAICNPLRYTSIMSHHLCLSLVLFCWVGSFLLIIGPLILFLQFPICDSNILDHFFCDNTPLLKLLCGDTWLLGFLGFITAALSLLGTLTITVVSYINIIKTVLRMPSATGRQKAFSTCASHFIVVSITYGSCIFLYIKPTQSGKLELGKMVAILNTVVSPLFNPFIYSLRNKQVQESLRDALGQLTAIAKRPRKN; this is encoded by the coding sequence ATGAAAAACAACCAAACCACTGTCAGTGAGTTCATCCTTCTGGGTTTCACCGAcatccagaaattgcagctgctGTTGTTCACCATATTTCTCTGTTCCTACCTCCTGACCATTATGGGCAATGCTGTGATTATTACCATCAGTCACATAGATTACCGGCTACACACACCAATGTATTTCTTCCTCCAGAATTTCTCTTTCTTGGAAATCTCCTTCACCACTGCGATCATCCCCCAAACTTTGGCACATCTTGCAACAGGCAATAAAAGCATCTCCTATGTTGGGTGCATGGTACAGTGCTTTTTGTATTTCCATCTGGGTACCACCAAGTTCTTCCTCTTAGCTGTCATGTCCTTTGATAGATATGTAGCCATCTGCAATCCCTTGCGCTATACATCCATCATGAGCCATCATTTATGCTTGTCTCTGGTTCTGTTTTGTTGGGTCGGCAGCTTTCTCCTGATCATTGGCCCATTAATCCTTTTCCTACAGTTTCCGATATGTGACTCCAACATCCTCGACCATTTCTTCTGTGACAATACGCCATTGCTCAAGCTCCTTTGTGGAGACACGTGGCTTTTGGGATTTCTTGGATTCATCACTGCAGCGCTTTCTTTGCTGGGCACCTTGACCATTACAGTGGTGTCCTACATCAATATAATCAAAACTGTCTTACGTATGCCCTCTGCCACAGGGAGACAGAAGGCCTTTTCCACTTGCGCCTCTCACTTCATCGTGGTGTCCATCACCTACGGCAGTTGCATCTTCCTTTATATCAAACCGACACAGAGTGGCAAACTAGAGCTTGGGAAAATGGTGGCCATTCTCAACACTGTTGTGTCTCCCTTGTTCAACCCTTTCATATACAGCTTGAGAAACAAACAAGTTCAGGAGTCCTTGAGAGATGCCTTGGGACAACTCACAGCCATTGCTAAAAGACCAAGAAAAAACTGA